tcccaacaaccaaatttccaacaattatcaacatccaaatcagtttcccaacaaccaaatttccaacaattatcaacatccaaatcagtttcccaactaccatccgattttgagcaagctgagggaagtgaatctagtacaccgcaaccatactcgaccgaggtgttacccgcttttgcggatcacgtgcgtgctagatccgagttccgTGATCCAAATGTCCATCACCAACTACAAGcggatctagtgaagcacatctgggcaaagtttggaatgtatGATGATTAAATATactttgtatcgtactaattacgttatttgtgtgttgtgtgtttagtttgttgtcttgcattttaagttaagcaaataaaatgtattattgtgtgcttagtttcttttcttccatttaaagttaataaaataaaataaattattgtgtatattttatttaaaaaatattaaattgttaagtttttaatttaatttacgttaaaaaaatattacgttaatttaatttaatttaaataaaaaaaattaagttaaattaaatcgataatagtttatttaatttaatttttatcgtaaattttaattttatgaaatcataaaacgaaaaatataaaattaaatcaaaatatgaaataaaagtggtggggtagggggtagggtgttgaatgaaaaaccattggagtgggtaaaagttgaatgaagtgttgaactggagagagaaggtgatgtggagtgttgggaagagaaaaagtggtgttgaatgttgaaaccattgtggGTAGTCTTATGTTCATAGAGATTTTAATTTAGTTGCAGATTAGTTTTCACAGTATTTCTTATCCGTTTGAAAGTTGTTGTTTTCTTAGATTTGGGTGAGAATTTTCTCTTTGACCCTTTGAGTCTGGTGCCTAGTTTGTGTTTTTCGGGGTTAAGCCTCGTcgtgttaaaaaaaaataaagattcaATACCATGCGGGTAAGAGTGTAAGTATGGGTCCATCTAGATTAGGCACAGGGGGACAGGAACGAGAATTATTCTAAAATGTATGTGAGTATTATTCTAAAATACACGTGGAGATTAAAGAAATACCAACAATACACTCTTTTAATGACATATTTCGATAAACTcattgtaatttatttattttttcaaaagtcaAGACCTTTTTTATAAGTGAGAGAAATAtgttaatttttcaaaaactaaacCAAACACAATAACTTTATTGTAGTGTGTATTATTAGCTCTCCTCATGTACTCTTATAGTCTTATGGATGTCAAGGGTTTGGATACTCTCATGTGTAAATTCTCACATAACCACGTCATGTGAGTCATGGAAAGATCTGAgtctttaattatattttaatgaaatttgGGCCCTTGATGaatatataaaaagagaaaattaaaattatgtaaaaaataatactaaCCATCgagtttcattaaaaaaaattaaaaattcagATCTTTCATGCAACATAGTCTTGTGAGATTAAATTAACGCATGACCATCAAATTTCATCcggcctataaaaaaatatcaaatttcatCTAAATGTCAATGATAATTGGTCCGACCTACCAGGGCCAATATTTGCAAGTCAAGCCCAATCATACAAGGTTGCACTTGCAGGTCAAATGGGCAAATTCTCTGGtacaagaattttttttttggtatggtACATGAATGATGTGGGCCACTGAAATAATTACATCTGTAATATTCATTGTTATTAATATTATGGACATAAAACTTAAGTTAATTATAGAAAGGCCCCTGGATTTTCTGTCTCTTCCCCAAACACCTTAGCCTCCACATATGAAACCCTAAATTTGCAGAAATAAATTCCAATGCCCCTTTTGGTTTCAGATCATTATCCTCCATCCCCAACCTCCGAAACCCTAAATTTGCAGAAGCAGAAGTGCAGTGCCCAATTCCCGCTTATGATTTTAGACCAACCTCTTTCATCTCCAACCTCTGAAATCAACATCAACCCCAACGCACCACCGCATCGTATGCCCTAGAAAGGCACCTTCTTCATGTGGTTTCCTGCGGTACGTTCATGAAGCAAGAGGATTTGATTACCCATGTTTGCTATGTGCAATGTTTCATGTGATTGAAGCATCACGAAATTTATCAAAGGCATCAACACATGTTCTAGAGAAAATAGGAAGGCACTTAATGGAGTGGAATTTATTCTGGTTTATCTGTGTCGTGTAATCTGCAGGGGGGCCTTATTGCTCGATAATGGCATACTGGGATTTTGGTGGGGTGTAGGCATCTTGTCTTTTTTTTCTATTGTATATTCTGGATGTGAGGAATGGGATTTCTAGGTTTGAATGATTGAAGGGTCTTCTATTCGGTGAGAGATTTTGGGTCAGAAGGGTTTCTAGCTTTGAAAGGTTTCTGATTCTGTTATGGGTGAGATAGAGAATGAAGAAGACAGTAAAATTGGAGTGAGATTGAATTCTGAGTCTTTGAAGTAAAAGAACATAAGATTAAaaatatgaagatgaagaactgTTGAATTAATATTGATATAAAAGTGGGATTTTTAAGCAAATATTGAATGGATAAGGATAAATTAGAAAAGAATATATAATCACCACTCACTTATCCATGTCATATTAAATATACTATTATTATTGGTCCATATCACTCATGTATCGTACACTCATTAGAATTTTTGGGCACCGGAGCATGCACCGGTCAAATGACCTTGCTCTTAGACTTATGTTAAAAAAACCATATAAAAAACGGTCAATGAAGCAATCTGTTTGATCTACTTCTACTTTATGAAATAAagcatctatatatatatgtaaagctcacttgagctataagtattaaatgcattaaacaattaaataattaataataagtggatgtaaattgaaagttgaatagaatttgttaaacttttcaatttctcatattttacattaaattttaatattaaattttaatattatttaaattttaattatcaatTACTACATTAGAGAAATTTtgaagtaataataataataataattgaaattgactaattttacattaataacaatattagatcattaatagtaattttttatacttctttctaattgtaaaactttctaattttttatatgttaaaattaaaattaattattaaacttgagtaatattattatttaaaaagagAACTCCAATActatttattgaaaaatattttttttgaaattattgaaatgttgaacacaattgttattattatttattttaaaataaaaactattttaatattaatgaaataatttaaatttaaactatagtcattgttatttaatgttaaaaatgttgtaaacaaacccgtgcgttgcacgggtataatatctagtactTCGTAATCTGGATATAAGTTATTCACTTATTAATTAACAACATTAATAAATGATAatgtattgttttttttttttctgaaactgATAGTGTATCGCTTTTTAAGGGAAGTACTTGTGCattaatcaaaagaaaattGAAGTACATCTACTAATAGAGCAGTATTCACTTGCGCATGAAAAACATCCCACCAACAAGAGTTTGGGAAATCTGAAGCTAGTGAAGCTAAAGTATGTGCTACCTTATTTCCATCCCTATTAACATGAATTACATTTAACACCACAAATTGAGGTTCCATCATCTTACAGTCAGTAATGATAGAGTCTATCACAACCACCCTTCTCCTCCTATGGAAGCATTCCACCACCTCTAAGTTAAAGCATCGGTTTCTATCACCAAATTGTCCAACTCCAGTTGCAAAGTTGTTGTCGTCGCCCATCTTAACGCCTCTGCCTCCGCCACAATTGCATCAATTCGAGATTCCAACAATTTCATTGCAGCATATTGACATGTTCTCTCATGATCCCTCAACACCATACCAAATCCCTGACCATTAGCTTCTGTCCAGCCAGCATCAACATTTAGCTTAAAACTCCCACCTTTGGCTTATGCCATAACACCAGATTCTCCCTTGAATTTGTGGGGTCTCGTTGGGGAATTTTATCATTCAGCTATCTCCATTGCTAAGACAGAAGTTGGATCGAGAGCTTTGACTTCAAAAACAATGACATTCCGCTGTTTCCATATAGCCCACATTACCATGAAAATTCGGGATGTGATTTCAATATCAGGTCTTTGCAATCTCTCCTCCAAGTCCAACCATTGTCGTAAAGAAGATCCCACGTCATATGTTCGTATCCCCATATTTGACATAAACCAATACCTCCTTACCCAATCACACCTAAGAAACAAATGATCAATAGTCTCCGACTCATCATCTTTCTCGCATAGCACACAACCATCATGAGTTTGAATCCCTCTCCTCGCGCGCCAAGTTGGCCCTGCAAGGTATCGTGTTTCCCATTAGTCTGTACGCAAAGTGTTTAACCTTTATAGGCATAAGGAGCTTCCAACTCTTCGCCCATGTGGGTGAGTGCTCTGTTGATGGTTCTGCTGTAGTAGTAGCTTTCTGAATATGAAGTTGTCTATACAACGGTTTTACTGCTAACATTCCATCCTCTGTCCACCTCTAGATTAGCTTATCCTCAATTGGAGCCCAACTCAAAGGTATGTTCAATATTGCCCTTGCCTCCTGCCCAGCAAATAACTGATGCACCAACTCTTTGTTCCAACTTCTAGTCTCCTCGCAGATCAAATCAACAACCATGAGACCcatgttagaagtcccacattggctagagatagagcatagatagcctttataagggtagtgcaaacctcaactcttgagatagcttttgtggttgagtataggcctcccaatttctaatatggtattagagcctatcctagatccatttgttgtttgttgtggagacctcccattattgggccacccgttgttgtatCATAGTCAGGATCCTCTTATACTGATCAGCAGTGAAAAGATCCTCATTttctttgtgcaaaactgagcCTTCATCTGCATCATCTGCAGAATCATAACCTCCAGAGATATTATTAACATGACTAACAACATTTGAATCAGCCTTGGGTTTAAAGTTGTAGGATAGCCATGAAGTCTATAACAAACTTCAATAGTGTGCCCTGGCTTCTTGCAATGTGTACAGTACTTTCCAATGTTCTTGTATCCTGAACCTGaaatttttccttttccataAGACTTCTTCCCTTCTATTGCATTAACCAGTGCTTtagaatcttcattttcttcaaaatCAGATTGCCTTTCATGCCGCATAGCTAGTGATACTATCTTAGCTATGGAAGGTAAAGGATGCGACATTAATATTTGTGATTTTACCACTCCAAAACTCTCATTCAGTCCCAAGAGAAACCGGATAGCATTATCTTGTTCCCTAAACATCTTAACATGCTCAATTGCTTCACATCTACAGGGTACTGCACATCTACACTGTGGAATTGGGCGATATTGCTCCAATTCTTCCACCCAAACACGAGTTTTCTCGATCAGATACCACAAAGCCATTAGACAAACCCGACAACCATGGATCAGACCACGCCTTAATCGCTCTACCATTCCCCACCCGCCACTTGATCCCAGCTTGCACCTCTTGTTTAACTCCCCAAATACTCCTCCATGTATAACTTGGATTATGCCCCAGAGCAGCTTCCAAATTCCAATAACGAGCATCGTGGAAAATATTTCGCCTTCCAAATACGGTACAACAATGAACCTTCATTGTGGTTAAGCCTCCATAATTGTTTACCCAACAAAGCCGTGTTGAAATCCTCAAAATTCCTAAACCCAAGTCCCCCATGAGActttggtttacaaagagtcTTCCAGCGCGACCAATGAATCTTCCTCTCATTTGTTTTTTTGCCCCCAGCAAAGTCTAGCACACATAGCTTCCATATCATGCCATACTCCCATCGGTATCCGAAAACAACTCACAATATTGGTATGAATTGCTTGAGCTACCTTCAATAAGATTCTTTTCCCATCTCTAGACAGTGCCTGCTCCTTCCATCCTTCCAATTTCTTCCAAACTCTATCCTGGACCTTGCCAAAGATAATGTATCGTTAATATATCATGATATATAAATGTTTATGTTAGAACAAGCGTTTTCCTACCAAATAAAATTTGAGAAAAGTAATACATATtttgtaattattttatttatttcttaatttatttaaacacatttagattaaaaatataTCAAACAAATAAGAAATTAACAATTAGGTCAGATGGGCCATTCCAGATTAACCCGCACCTAATTGATTAACTTTCAGGTCAAAGCAAGTGTTTTTTGTTACAAATCAAAAGGAACAAAAGCAAAAactaaacaacaacaaaaaaaaaagaaaacaaggcACAACTCCAACCTAGAGCCTAACAGGCTCAacccctaaagcattggctagcGGCAACCAACTCATCCCCTTGAGCGGAGTCAGAGCAAGTTGATCCAAAAAATTGAATGAACTTAATTTTATTAGTTATGCATACACTTTATCTAGGACATGTTATGCTCACTCAATTTTTACATTTATAAGTATCAAACCTAGATCACACAAAATTTTATCCCGTATTGTGAGAAAAGATCTTGCTTCTTATTTTTGACAAGGACACaacacataaaaaaaattgaagatttGATTACACGGAGACTTATATtttattagtttagtaattttcaTTTCATGTAATGATTGGATATGAATGatagtatattatataaaaattattatatttctaaatatttaaataattttaattaacaaaatataAAGTAAGAGTTTAATGAATATATTTTGTCACGTAAAGAAATTTTACACTAACATTCAATTACTGTGGCAACATAGGATTAACAATTgcatttcctttttatttaaattaaattaatattaaaaaaatttatatggcGGAAAACTGATTGCCTGCAGTAGTATTAGAAATGTTTATACCGACAATGAACAAACATGAAATCGAAATataattatctttttttttttgtggtacTAATGCAACGTAAGTAATAATAAAACACATCCAAtacaaacttcaaacatttATAATGCATCATGGAAAATGTTAAAAGCCTATGCCTTCCTCTCAATGCGATAGAGTTGTCTTGCTGCATCAGCTATTAGGATATTTTTAATTGTTGGAGGGATCTTCAGTGGCCGGTAGTTTCTAGAAGAAAAACCATTGGGCAAAATTAAACCATAGCCCATGTCTGCAAGTTTTTTAGCTGCACGGTTAACTGCTCTATTCACCTCGGTGAAAACTAGATTAGGAATCTTGTTATGGTAATCCAAGATTGCCTCAATTTGAGGTTTGTAAGTACAATCGGCTAAGTCTGAGTTGTTTAAGGTATTTTATCAGCTCTTCGTCATCGATATAAGCCACAAGGTTACTCAGCTCAAGCATCACATATTTCTAATTTCATGACCCCATTAAAACCTTGAACAAAGTCACCTTCATAATCACGGGTAAGCCCGCCAATAGTAGCAATTCCGGGCGGCACCACAAGTATTTAATGTAACCCTAAGGGCCTTTGTAAAGGACTGGTACTCTGGCTCATCTTCTGTTTCAGTCCAAGCTGCAAACCCATTCCTGTACAATCGCACCagattttgatgttttttagtgTATTGTGGAAATTTTCCTTGTTCCCTCCAAATGTCACTGACTTCACATTTGGAAGTGCTTTTAATTCGCTTGTGCCGATTCTCGAATCAACAATAATGTTTTGATGTCTTTGAAGAACTTCAGCTATATTTCTTGATGGTTCTTGAAGGTGCCCGATAGAACACCGCCAAGAGGTAGATATGCTATTTGTTGATACTGGGTTCTAAGCGAatgaaatataattattttaatacatTTTAATAAATAGTATTAGAATTCTTTTTGTATATATAACTCAgatttaataattttcatttaatagttttcattgttttaatttaaaaaaattagttatttaaTGATATGAAAACCATTAAGTGACTttgaaatattataaattaagtaataattttttaatataatcagATAAGTAATAGTAGGATCttttaatacttttatgaaCAATAAAGTAATTTAAACATTAAGAATTGTAATAATTTAGTAAATTTTCTTTCAACGCTCACTACAAAAAAAAGACATATTGTGGCGCTTCTGGaagcattttgcggcggtttgaACCGCTGCAAAATGTATAATGAGGCGTTTCCTTGAGCGCTGCAGTTACAAGCGTCGGGGTCGTTCTGCGGCGCTTGTATCCAAGCGTTGGAGTAACCGCCGCAAAATACTTAAGAACCGCCAGAAATTGAAAAGACGCCGCTGCTAATTGACTCAAACTGCGACGCTTGGCTAAAACGCCTCCAGGACTGCCGCAGTGTTACACTTTGCAGCGGTTTTCCTGGAACCGCCGCAGAATGTCCACCTCTAAATGTTGTTTTTCTTATAGTGGCTCTTCCATAATCTACTTCCAAGTCATTTTTACTAATacataatatataaaatatatatatatatatatatatatatttaaggaccttttcaaataatacacacatATTAATAGTAAATACCTTATAGACACATTTTTCTAATGTAAAAATATTTTGCATCAATTATTTATGATAAGTAATTTATTATTCCCgtaaataatattatattattttttaaatatatatatatatatatattattactaaatatgagaaaaaaatcatgagaacaaccctctcatgatAAAAGATCGAGTAGACCATGTTACATCATACCCACACAAACATTCTATTCACACTCCTCTTATAATGACAAACATAAAGAATgaacctcattaaaaccttattaggaaaaacccagtgaaGGAAAAATAGTACCCATCCTTTAGAGTTAACACAAAAATACAATGACCCCCACATACACCAAAACCGTATTTCACAAACTAACATGAAATACCATAAACATGAACGCACATCCCATGCATGACCGACCCAAAATAAGCAAAACTTCAAACACGTCTTCCATTAATTAACCATATAGGATCTGAAACACCCATCCTTGGCCAAAGCATCAGCCGCAACATTCCCTTCCATTAAAATATCATCTATCCCACTACATGAtacaaggatgtgagaaaatctcactttttatttaatttcattaattgacatgacacatccttaaaatctgattggttgaatgtgtaaaaaaaaactttacaccgtcggtgcatcatcatttttctctaATAACCTTTCCTATTGTTGTTGAGAAAAAGCTTAAGTGTTTTTCATGGATATATAAtcctcgtgcgttgcacggttaTGTTATActattttataattataatttcttAAATCACATATTAATTCTTATACGAATTTAAAGAAGAAAGTGAAAACGGAACAAAAACAAGTGAGGAAAGTGGGTCATCCAATGAGGAAACCTTCCGTAAGTTCTCTGATGATGACATCAATATGGAGGGTACGGAGGAAGACTACTTCGATAATGAGTACAATCCGAGAGCTCATTTCTACTATGATGATTACTACAATCCAAGAGCTCATGTTTCTCCTGTTGCTTATGCTGGTCCAGTTAATGTTGCTTTTGGTCACCATGACAGTGGTGTTGCCCCAGCTGATAGTGATAACATGAACATGGAGGGTAATGAGGGAGAGGAAGATTTTGTAGAAGAGTATGATTTAGATGTCTTGCTTATTATTGTTCCATTTATGATCCAACCTTGGCTTATGTCAGTGTCGTTGGTGATTCTGCTGATGATGGTGCCTACGGTCGTGGTGCTGATGTTGATGGTGCAAGTGGTGGTCGAGATGCTGATGATGGTGCCTCTGGGCATGAAGCTAATGCTGATGGTGCAAGTGGTAGTGGAGATGCTAATGATGGTGCCGCTGGTGTTGGTGTTGCTAATGCATGACAACTGGTGACTTTAGTAGTTGTATAAGGTCTAATAGCTAGTGAAGTATATAGTATAGTCTAAAGAAACAATTTCCTGAGACAACTTGAGATTTTTGCAGTTGTAAAACGTCCAATAGTCAAGTATAAGATAGTCTAAACTCTGAAGAAACAATTGCCGGAGAGTATATGACTAAAAAACGAATATACCAGAAACAATTTCACATGAACACTACACAACAATACCATAAACTATTATTcttctaaaaaaaaatcttataggaatttaaatattttatcaaaaatatatttaaatctagtttaattgttttaataaaaaattattctaaaCTACATCTTGTGTAcacttaaaatttaaaatacttaaataattataatatatatgttaatttacttaattttttgataaaataacaTGGACCAACATTATAGTAAATATTAAACAACATacataattatttttgaaattttaaaataatttctaaaaatatttacaaaaaaCATTTAACCATTGAATAATTTAATgacttaatatatttattttataaaaaaatatattacgtgtcgccattttaattttttactcaACTTTaggttgataattaatattttagctatttcttatattttaattttttagtgtATGTATAAGAAATTTAACAATTGAtctataaataataataaaaatgacaATAAATACCTAATAAATGTTGTCACTTATGCAAAAGTcaagtcaagtcaattttaaagtttataaaatttattatttaatttaggtatttgatatattttgaaatttcaattttcacCCGTTTTTAGTTTAATTATTGGGGGTGATATTGTCCGATTTGTTAACCAAATCCTTAGTTAACGATTGAAATATTATATAGCAGAAACTAAAACTAAAGTTATATGTAAAAGTAGGGACAAAAAACATGAATTTTATATGGTAAGACCAAAACAAAATTTGGATATAAAACTATTGACTAAATGGTCATAATATTTACCCAAAATTTATTGTCCCTCATTTATGTAAAGTTAGATCTATACTCATTATTGAGTTTGAATATATTGTCTGTCTACCAAAAAGTCATACTTCATTAATCCCTTAGTAAACATGTAATGTTTATaagtttcaataaaaaaaccatGTAATGTTtattctaaaattaatttttaatctcAGTATAGGATGATGCTCGAGTCGTTGTGGCTCGTGTTGTTGTTTAATATAATTTGTCTAGTATGACTAAAATTTACCATTTTTACCTTTATACTTAACAAACCTAATTTTCATTTAATCTAATCAAATATTCTCAAAAAAGAagaatttattaataaaattaattaggaCCATATAATTTCATGATTTCTACATGAATGTGTTTAAGTATTAAATATTCCACAATGATAAATAATACTAAAGGCAGAATTTTatgtataatataatattttattatatattaatatattataatatattgcatatatatatattattttaagtaaagcatataattaatttataattattgAGCAATATCATATATTAATACTAAAGTTGAACATCCACGTCATTCAGTTTTTATTCACACTCTTGTGAGAGTTATACCGCAAGAGAAATTTATGATATGATATTTGATGTggtgaaaaaagaagaaaaaaatgagtgaaaaatgacgaaagagaaaatgagatatGAATATATCGAAACTCAAAGCTCAGGTAAACATGAGTTTGAATTTGATTGTAATGTCTATCCATAAAGACTCAAATATGCTTAAATCCATAATGAAACAAATATGTTAAAATTGCATTTCTCCATTGATctcatactccctccgttcctgatcttttgttgtttaaggttatgcacattgtttaagagtgcaatcattgatatatttgttgacataaacacccctatttaatgttctcttatagtgaagagagagaattatagttattggttaagaaatttgttatgattttgattggtgaaaataagaggtggtaggtgagaggtatagtattaaatgagggtatatatggaataaattgagaaaaaatgcattagatttataaaacaacaaaagttttggaatttaggccaaaagttaaaacaacaaaagattagtAACGGAGGAAGTATTAAAATGTGTGAAATCACGTTTCCATGTGTTGGCTCAAACACGATATGTATAATTGTTGGAATTATATTCAGCAAATTATCTTGTAATGGTATTGATTGTCCTTTTTAGTACACATATCAAGATATAAAGGGAAAAGAAAAGCAACAAGACATTAAATTAAAACCATAAAACTAAAGTAAGCCTAGACTAGAAGGATTAAACAACCTATTGAAGGTTCTGTGTATTTGCTACTACTACTTTTCTAGAAAATATCATCAGCCTAGAAATTCAAAGTCTCAATGCTAGACTTCTTTTGCATTCCACAAACAGGGCAAGCCTTGAGAATAGCATCACAGGATTTGCACGAAGCAAGGTGCCTGCATGGAAGGAATAGAAAGCACGACTTCCTAGAATGACAGCTTTTACAAACCATCACTTCATCTTTTCTTGTACTCTGTTTTTGTTCCACTCTGTTCTTCTCCCCtgttccttcttcttcatcattccCACCATTTGTTTCACCCCAATGAGACTCAGCATCAGCCTCATTTGCCACAAAACCATGAGATTGAGAACAAGCTATTATTTCCTTCTGCTCTTCCAAGGCTGTGTAGAGTGCCAAAGCCATGGCTTCTTTGTCCTGAGCCTCCTTCCTCCAAATCCAATTCTCTGCTTCCAATTTTCTTATGAAATGTTCAAGCTCTAACCTTTTATTTGCAGCCTGTGCAAtttcttcatccttcttcttcagcatCAGAAGTGATTGGGATTCCATATCTTTCAGCATTGCTTCCACATATTGGCTTCCTTTCGCTTGTACCATCAATCTCGTCTGTTCATGCTGtcacaaaaaaataatttagaattgaaaatcacaaaaataattcaaacaaaataattcagaaataaaacataataattAAGAAATGGAGGGTATGAATCCTAACCTGATATCTGATAAACTGATCTATCTCCTGCCAGTCCTTCTGAAGAGAAGGCAAGGAATTTGAATTGTGAACAAGAACACTAGGATCAATAGGCCCCTGTTGTTGTTGATGGTGATGATGTTTCTGGagtgaattgaaattgaaatcaatGGCCCCACCAGTGGAAAATCCATTGGCATTGTTGGGGTATAACTGAGATTGAATGGGCATAGGCATGACCATGGAAACACACCTCCCCAGAACCAAAGTTTGAACCTTTTTCTCAAATGGTATTTGGTTGAAACAGAGGAATATTGGGTGT
This portion of the Lotus japonicus ecotype B-129 chromosome 3, LjGifu_v1.2 genome encodes:
- the LOC130743053 gene encoding probable BOI-related E3 ubiquitin-protein ligase 2, coding for MVMPMPIQSQLYPNNANGFSTGGAIDFNFNSLQKHHHHQQQQGPIDPSVLVHNSNSLPSLQKDWQEIDQFIRYQHEQTRLMVQAKGSQYVEAMLKDMESQSLLMLKKKDEEIAQAANKRLELEHFIRKLEAENWIWRKEAQDKEAMALALYTALEEQKEIIACSQSHGFVANEADAESHWGETNGGNDEEEGTGEKNRVEQKQSTRKDEVMVCKSCHSRKSCFLFLPCRHLASCKSCDAILKACPVCGMQKKSSIETLNF